From the genome of Winogradskyella forsetii, one region includes:
- a CDS encoding tyrosine-type recombinase/integrase, whose product MKNPQPLIPLFKKFIRETETGKRLKKNGERIKKGSIANYKYTLNNLIKFSTETHFELRICDASKLNKREFTSEKNYWKKFYNKFTEFLYKNGCYDNYVGANIKTIRTFFNYLKHDQDFNTGDFQRLFYIRNEQVEIFVLSPEQLKFLIHDATFEASLTTTLKRIKDIFVFGCTTGLRYSDIFNLTNKNFEKQNEDWYLKIKSQKTKSYSFIKLPDYAITIYKKYEPKSAKTTVFKKITLFNFNKNLKVLGEKADFTAPIEVSREKQGKSTPVSKSTQKTTQIRFCDKMSSHMMRRTAITTLLILGMPEHLVRKISGHSYASSSFNRYVHYAQVYVDKEIEKVHEKLGNY is encoded by the coding sequence TTGAAAAACCCTCAACCATTAATCCCACTATTCAAAAAATTCATTCGAGAAACCGAAACAGGTAAGCGATTAAAGAAAAATGGTGAACGCATTAAAAAAGGTAGCATAGCTAATTATAAATACACCTTAAATAATCTTATCAAATTTTCTACAGAAACTCATTTTGAATTACGTATTTGTGATGCCTCTAAACTCAATAAAAGAGAGTTTACTTCTGAAAAAAATTACTGGAAAAAGTTCTATAATAAATTTACAGAATTCCTATATAAAAATGGCTGCTATGATAACTATGTTGGCGCAAATATAAAGACGATAAGAACTTTTTTTAATTATTTAAAACATGATCAAGATTTTAATACTGGAGATTTTCAGCGCTTATTTTATATCCGTAATGAACAGGTAGAAATTTTTGTTTTATCACCAGAGCAATTAAAGTTTTTAATTCATGATGCAACTTTCGAAGCCTCATTAACTACGACATTAAAACGTATAAAAGATATCTTTGTATTTGGTTGTACTACAGGATTACGTTATTCAGATATTTTTAATCTAACGAACAAAAATTTTGAGAAACAAAATGAAGATTGGTATTTAAAAATTAAATCTCAAAAAACAAAGAGTTACAGTTTTATTAAGCTCCCAGATTATGCCATAACTATTTATAAAAAATATGAACCTAAAAGCGCCAAGACGACTGTATTTAAAAAAATCACTCTTTTTAATTTTAACAAAAACTTAAAAGTCTTAGGAGAGAAAGCAGATTTTACAGCTCCTATTGAAGTCTCTCGTGAAAAACAAGGCAAAAGTACACCTGTTAGTAAAAGCACTCAAAAAACAACTCAAATACGATTCTGTGACAAAATGAGCTCACACATGATGCGTCGTACAGCAATTACCACCTTATTAATACTTGGTATGCCAGAACATTTGGTGCGTAAAATAAGTGGTCACAGTTATGCTAGCAGTTCATTTAACAGGTATGTGCACTATGCACAGGTATATGTAGATAAAGAAATTGAGAAGGTTCATGAGAAATTGGGGAACTATTAA